The following coding sequences are from one Nicotiana tomentosiformis chromosome 3, ASM39032v3, whole genome shotgun sequence window:
- the LOC104087294 gene encoding high mobility group B protein 6 isoform X1 has translation MASTAPPSPFPDNQIHRPKSGRKPLQPKNTNTPAIPNNHPKPKTLQLIGISLTQNSNKENLHPKRENAVLCIQAEVPFDSSLAEELSAIREKLERLRIDREKTEKMLKERNLMLDLQMKELFNRGELQKELELEVDRLFRLKELRLSCMQKISPIRTLREKEEEKKMNGYQPKELNYDEEDDIRTESSSENDPSAIGNEIIAIVTTH, from the exons ATGGCATCCACAGCTCCACCATCACCTTTCCCCGACAATCAGATCCACCGCCCAAAAAGTGGCCGGAAACCCCTTCAGCCCAAGAATACTAATACTCCGGCAATTCCCAATAATCATCCCAAGCCCAAAACTCTACAATTGATAGGAATCTCACTAACCCAAAACTCAAACAAAGAGAATCTCCATCCAAAAAGGGAAAATGCAGTACTCTGCATTCAAGCGGAAGTACCATTCGATTCATCATTAGCTGAGGAGCTGAGCGCCATTCGTGAGAAGCTTGAGAGGCTGAGAATCGATAGAGAGAAGACGGAGAAGATGTTGAAAGAAAGGAATCTGATGCTGGATTTGCAGATGAAAGAGTTGTTCAACAGAGGAGAGCTGCAGAAAGAGCTTGAGCTTGAAGTCGATCGCCTTTTCCGATTGAAAGAGCTCAGATTATCCTGCATG CAGAAAATTTCTCCGATTCGAACTCTCAGGGAgaaggaagaagaaaagaaaatgaatggATATCAGCCTAAG gAGCTGAATTATGACGAAGAAGATGACATCAGGACAGAAAGCTCATCGGAGAACGACCCCAGTGCCATAGGGAATGAAATTATAGCTATAGTCACTACTCACTAA
- the LOC104087294 gene encoding high mobility group B protein 6 isoform X2 — protein sequence MASTAPPSPFPDNQIHRPKSGRKPLQPKNTNTPAIPNNHPKPKTLQLIGISLTQNSNKENLHPKRENAVLCIQAEVPFDSSLAEELSAIREKLERLRIDREKTEKMLKERNLMLDLQMKELFNRGELQKELELEVDRLFRLKELRLSCMKISPIRTLREKEEEKKMNGYQPKELNYDEEDDIRTESSSENDPSAIGNEIIAIVTTH from the exons ATGGCATCCACAGCTCCACCATCACCTTTCCCCGACAATCAGATCCACCGCCCAAAAAGTGGCCGGAAACCCCTTCAGCCCAAGAATACTAATACTCCGGCAATTCCCAATAATCATCCCAAGCCCAAAACTCTACAATTGATAGGAATCTCACTAACCCAAAACTCAAACAAAGAGAATCTCCATCCAAAAAGGGAAAATGCAGTACTCTGCATTCAAGCGGAAGTACCATTCGATTCATCATTAGCTGAGGAGCTGAGCGCCATTCGTGAGAAGCTTGAGAGGCTGAGAATCGATAGAGAGAAGACGGAGAAGATGTTGAAAGAAAGGAATCTGATGCTGGATTTGCAGATGAAAGAGTTGTTCAACAGAGGAGAGCTGCAGAAAGAGCTTGAGCTTGAAGTCGATCGCCTTTTCCGATTGAAAGAGCTCAGATTATCCTGCATG AAAATTTCTCCGATTCGAACTCTCAGGGAgaaggaagaagaaaagaaaatgaatggATATCAGCCTAAG gAGCTGAATTATGACGAAGAAGATGACATCAGGACAGAAAGCTCATCGGAGAACGACCCCAGTGCCATAGGGAATGAAATTATAGCTATAGTCACTACTCACTAA